In the Pseudomonas sp. ADAK2 genome, one interval contains:
- a CDS encoding YdcF family protein encodes MTPTLQHATVLWDFLGAGRQHQACELIVVCGSYDLRVCDYACELLKKGIAPHLLFTGNTGNWTKHLWERTEADIFAQRALALGVTTDQFTLEPRATNFAENIAFAKALFPQVRRATFLTKPNSIRRVALTLPVQWPELQAWVDAPSFSFPGEISNLIGVLGLIDEMVGDVHRIMVYPALGFQAEQVIPDEVQVAWRYLVEQGFDHHLIKGRS; translated from the coding sequence ATGACGCCGACCCTGCAGCACGCCACTGTCCTGTGGGACTTCCTCGGGGCCGGGCGCCAGCACCAGGCTTGCGAACTGATCGTGGTCTGTGGCTCCTACGATTTGCGGGTTTGCGATTACGCCTGCGAACTGCTGAAAAAAGGCATCGCCCCGCATCTGCTGTTCACCGGCAATACCGGCAACTGGACGAAGCATTTGTGGGAGCGCACCGAAGCCGATATTTTTGCGCAACGGGCCCTGGCGCTTGGGGTGACGACGGATCAATTCACCCTGGAACCGCGCGCCACCAACTTTGCCGAGAACATCGCATTCGCCAAGGCGCTGTTTCCTCAGGTGCGTCGCGCGACGTTCCTGACCAAGCCGAATTCGATCCGCCGTGTGGCCTTGACCTTGCCTGTCCAATGGCCCGAACTGCAGGCTTGGGTGGATGCGCCGTCGTTCAGTTTTCCGGGGGAGATCAGCAACCTGATCGGGGTGCTGGGGCTGATCGACGAAATGGTCGGGGATGTGCACCGCATCATGGTTTACCCTGCGCTGGGCTTCCAGGCCGAGCAGGTGATTCCCGACGAGGTCCAGGTCGCCTGGCGTTACCTGGTGGAGCAAGGGTTCGATCACCATTTGATCAAGGGCAGGAGTTGA
- a CDS encoding HAD family hydrolase has translation MDGVLIQSRDVIEFAWTSVAGRYGVAVDPAFITEHIHGRPGGHTMQALFGQFDEEQRVAIKQEVDAVEQVSTCALVPGVATFIAQLKECAVPMALVTSSWRARVDNVLQQHNLTAVFDSIICRDDVRSGKPAPDAYRLAAAQLERQSDECLVFEDSVSGVQSAISSGALCVGIGDDSTLTDHGAARVYADFTALPVALTDLGPHVFGNSGLFISGRVAQRFARS, from the coding sequence ATGGATGGCGTGCTTATCCAGTCCCGCGACGTCATCGAATTCGCCTGGACCAGCGTCGCGGGGCGCTACGGCGTGGCCGTGGACCCGGCGTTTATCACCGAACACATTCACGGCCGCCCGGGCGGTCATACCATGCAGGCGCTGTTCGGTCAGTTTGACGAGGAACAGCGCGTGGCGATCAAGCAGGAAGTGGATGCCGTCGAGCAGGTGTCAACCTGTGCGCTGGTGCCGGGAGTGGCCACGTTTATCGCCCAACTGAAGGAGTGCGCGGTGCCCATGGCCCTGGTCACCAGCAGTTGGCGTGCGCGAGTCGACAACGTCTTGCAGCAACATAATCTGACCGCAGTGTTCGACAGCATCATCTGCCGCGACGACGTGCGCAGTGGCAAGCCGGCGCCAGATGCCTATCGTTTGGCGGCGGCACAACTGGAGCGCCAAAGCGATGAATGCCTGGTGTTCGAAGACTCGGTCAGCGGCGTGCAGTCGGCGATCAGCAGCGGTGCGCTGTGTGTCGGCATCGGCGATGATTCGACGTTGACCGATCACGGCGCGGCGCGGGTGTATGCGGATTTCACCGCGCTGCCGGTCGCGCTGACCGATCTGGGGCCTCACGTCTTTGGCAATAGCGGTCTGTTCATCAGTGGGCGGGTTGCCCAGAGGTTCGCCCGCTCATGA
- a CDS encoding MFS transporter, whose protein sequence is MYLIFFGFFAAEGIIYPFWPTWLDSLGFSASQIGLLIAAAYWPQVFTGVFITYVADWRVDQLRLAAFLGFSAAFCTLLFYFMPAHLWIFVCLSVLFGGLWMVVLPLSESYLLKRDKQALQNYGWVRAVGSSAFILTSTLGGLLFAHYSQSWVPIVIAASMLFTALACLRLKHQVSRAHLQPASRTIKRPDWKALFAHKSLLIAIAAASFIQLSHTLYFSTASIGWGVKGYSSAYIGAFWSVAVLAEITYFALSNKVLSFCSPLSIVIFSSVCAALRWALFSNSDAVSVILLGQCLHALSFAAYHSAIMRFIRDHAPQDIQVFTQGVYYSLAVALPMGLATPFAGYLYETQPQWSYYVMALFALIGTVLAFIAHQKMRSSTHDTTNVYSRLL, encoded by the coding sequence ATGTATTTGATCTTTTTCGGGTTCTTTGCGGCAGAGGGGATTATCTATCCGTTCTGGCCGACCTGGCTGGATTCCCTGGGATTCAGCGCCAGCCAGATAGGCCTGCTGATTGCGGCGGCTTATTGGCCCCAGGTGTTTACCGGGGTATTTATCACTTACGTGGCCGACTGGCGCGTGGACCAACTGCGTCTCGCGGCTTTTCTCGGTTTCTCGGCGGCGTTCTGTACGTTGCTGTTCTATTTCATGCCGGCGCACCTGTGGATATTCGTGTGCCTGAGCGTGCTGTTTGGCGGGCTGTGGATGGTGGTGTTGCCCCTGTCCGAGTCCTATCTGCTCAAGCGTGACAAGCAAGCCTTGCAGAACTACGGCTGGGTGCGGGCGGTGGGTTCTTCGGCCTTTATCCTGACCTCGACCCTCGGCGGTTTGTTGTTCGCGCACTACAGCCAGTCCTGGGTGCCGATCGTGATTGCGGCGAGCATGTTGTTCACCGCGCTGGCGTGTTTGCGCTTGAAGCATCAAGTGTCCAGGGCGCATTTGCAGCCGGCCAGCCGCACGATTAAACGACCGGACTGGAAGGCGCTGTTTGCACATAAAAGTCTGCTGATCGCGATTGCCGCCGCCAGTTTTATCCAACTGAGCCACACCTTGTACTTTTCCACAGCGTCGATTGGCTGGGGCGTGAAAGGCTACTCTTCGGCCTACATCGGCGCGTTCTGGTCGGTGGCGGTGCTGGCGGAAATCACCTATTTCGCGCTCTCCAATAAAGTCCTGTCGTTCTGTTCGCCGTTGTCGATCGTGATCTTTTCCAGCGTCTGTGCAGCGTTACGCTGGGCGTTGTTTTCCAACAGTGATGCGGTGTCGGTAATTCTGCTGGGGCAGTGTCTGCACGCCCTGAGTTTTGCCGCGTATCACTCGGCGATCATGCGGTTTATCCGTGACCATGCGCCGCAAGACATTCAGGTCTTTACTCAGGGCGTCTATTACTCCCTGGCGGTTGCGCTGCCCATGGGCCTGGCCACGCCTTTTGCCGGCTATCTGTACGAAACGCAGCCGCAGTGGTCCTACTACGTGATGGCGCTGTTTGCCTTGATCGGCACAGTGCTGGCGTTTATTGCTCATCAGAAGATGCGAAGTTCAACTCATGACACAACGAACGTTTACAGCCGTCTGCTTTGA